From Cricetulus griseus strain 17A/GY chromosome 1 unlocalized genomic scaffold, alternate assembly CriGri-PICRH-1.0 chr1_0, whole genome shotgun sequence, a single genomic window includes:
- the Crlf1 gene encoding cytokine receptor-like factor 1 isoform X13 — MPAGRPGPAAQSARRPPRPLSSLWSPLLLCVLGVPRGGSGTHTAVISPQDPTLLIGSSLQATCSIHGDTPGATAEGLYWTLNGRRLPSELSHLLNTSTLALALANLNGSRQQSGDNLVCHARDGSILAGSCLYVGLPPEKPFNISCWSRNMKDLTCRWTPGAHGDTFLHTNYSLKYKLRWYGQDNTCEDYHTVGPHSCHIPKDLALFTPYEIWVEATNRLGSARSDVLTLDVLDVVTTDPPPDVHVSRVGGLEDQLSVRWVSPPALKDFLFQAKYQIRYRVEDSVDWKVVDDVSNQTSCRLAGLKPGTVYFVQVRCNPFGIYGSKKAGIWSEWSHPTAASTPRSERPGPGGGVCEPRGGEPSSGPVRRELKQFLGWLKKHAYCSNLSFRLYDQWRAWMQKSHKTRNQDEGILPSGRRGTARGPAG; from the exons ACACAGCTGTAATCAGCCCCCAGGACCCCACTCTTCTCATCGGCTCTTCCCTGCAAGCTACCTGCTCTATACATGGAGACACACCTGGGGCCACCGCTGAGGGTCTCTATTGGACCCTCAATGGGCGCCGCCTGCCCTCGGAGCTGTCCCATCTACTTAACACCTCtaccctggccctggccctggccaaCCTCAATGGGTCCAGGCAGCAGTCAGGGGACAACCTGGTGTGTCATGCCCGGGACGGCAGCATTCTGGCTGGCTCCTGCCTCTATGTTGGCC TCCCCCCTGAGAAGCCCTTCAACATCAGCTGCTGGTCTCGGAACATGAAGGACCTCACTTGCCGCTGGACACCAGGCGCACACGGGGATACATTCTTACACACCAACTACTCCCTCAAATACAAGCTAAG GTGGTATGGTCAGGACAACACATGTGAGGACTACCACACTGTGGGTCCTCATTCCTGCCACATCCCCAAAGACCTGGCCCTCTTCACTCCCTATGAGATCTGGGTGGAAGCCACCAATCGTCTGGGCTCAGCTCGATCTGATGTGCTGACATTGGACGTCCTGGACGTGG TGACCACGGACCCCCCACCCGATGTGCACGTGAGCCGTGTTGGGGGCCTGGAGGACCAGCTGAGCGTCCGCTGGGTTTCACCACCTGCCCTCAAGGACTTCCTCTTCCAAGCCAAGTACCAGATCCGCTACCGCGTGGAGGACAGCGTGGACTGGAAG GTGGTGGATGATGTCAGCAACCAGACCTCCTGCCGCCTTGCGGGCCTGAAGCCCGGTACTGTATACTTTGTCCAAGTGCGTTGTAATCCATTTGGGATCTACGGGTCGAAAAAGGCGGGAATCTGGAGCGAGTGGAGCCACCCCACCGCTGCCTCCACCCCTCGAAGTG AGCGCCCGGGCCCGGGCGGCGGGGTGTGCGAGCCGCGGGGCGGCGAGCCCAGCTCGGGCCCGGTGCGGCGCGAGCTCAAGCAGTTCCTCGGCTGGCTGAAGAAGCACGCATACTGCTCGAACCTCAGCTTCCGCCTGTACGACCAGTGGCGTGCTTGGATGCAGAAGTCACACAAGACTCGAAACCAG GACGAGGGGATCCTGCCCTCGGGCAGACGGGGCACGGCGAGAG GTCCTGCCGGATAA
- the Crlf1 gene encoding cytokine receptor-like factor 1 isoform X8: MPAGRPGPAAQSARRPPRPLSSLWSPLLLCVLGVPRGGSGTHTAVISPQDPTLLIGSSLQATCSIHGDTPGATAEGLYWTLNGRRLPSELSHLLNTSTLALALANLNGSRQQSGDNLVCHARDGSILAGSCLYVGLPPEKPFNISCWSRNMKDLTCRWTPGAHGDTFLHTNYSLKYKLRWYGQDNTCEDYHTVGPHSCHIPKDLALFTPYEIWVEATNRLGSARSDVLTLDVLDVVTRPAPPPVTTDPPPDVHVSRVGGLEDQLSVRWVSPPALKDFLFQAKYQIRYRVEDSVDWKVVDDVSNQTSCRLAGLKPGTVYFVQVRCNPFGIYGSKKAGIWSEWSHPTAASTPRSDLVWEAAVPPACAPCRLHSDTTAPLSLERPGPGGGVCEPRGGEPSSGPVRRELKQFLGWLKKHAYCSNLSFRLYDQWRAWMQKSHKTRNQDEGILPSGRRGTARGPAG; encoded by the exons ACACAGCTGTAATCAGCCCCCAGGACCCCACTCTTCTCATCGGCTCTTCCCTGCAAGCTACCTGCTCTATACATGGAGACACACCTGGGGCCACCGCTGAGGGTCTCTATTGGACCCTCAATGGGCGCCGCCTGCCCTCGGAGCTGTCCCATCTACTTAACACCTCtaccctggccctggccctggccaaCCTCAATGGGTCCAGGCAGCAGTCAGGGGACAACCTGGTGTGTCATGCCCGGGACGGCAGCATTCTGGCTGGCTCCTGCCTCTATGTTGGCC TCCCCCCTGAGAAGCCCTTCAACATCAGCTGCTGGTCTCGGAACATGAAGGACCTCACTTGCCGCTGGACACCAGGCGCACACGGGGATACATTCTTACACACCAACTACTCCCTCAAATACAAGCTAAG GTGGTATGGTCAGGACAACACATGTGAGGACTACCACACTGTGGGTCCTCATTCCTGCCACATCCCCAAAGACCTGGCCCTCTTCACTCCCTATGAGATCTGGGTGGAAGCCACCAATCGTCTGGGCTCAGCTCGATCTGATGTGCTGACATTGGACGTCCTGGACGTGG TGACCAGGCCTGCTCCACCTCCAGTGACCACGGACCCCCCACCCGATGTGCACGTGAGCCGTGTTGGGGGCCTGGAGGACCAGCTGAGCGTCCGCTGGGTTTCACCACCTGCCCTCAAGGACTTCCTCTTCCAAGCCAAGTACCAGATCCGCTACCGCGTGGAGGACAGCGTGGACTGGAAG GTGGTGGATGATGTCAGCAACCAGACCTCCTGCCGCCTTGCGGGCCTGAAGCCCGGTACTGTATACTTTGTCCAAGTGCGTTGTAATCCATTTGGGATCTACGGGTCGAAAAAGGCGGGAATCTGGAGCGAGTGGAGCCACCCCACCGCTGCCTCCACCCCTCGAAGTG ATCTGGTATGGGAGGCCGCGGTTCCGCCCGCGTGTGCCCCCTGCCGGCTGCACTCCGACACTACCGCTCCACTCTCTTTAGAGCGCCCGGGCCCGGGCGGCGGGGTGTGCGAGCCGCGGGGCGGCGAGCCCAGCTCGGGCCCGGTGCGGCGCGAGCTCAAGCAGTTCCTCGGCTGGCTGAAGAAGCACGCATACTGCTCGAACCTCAGCTTCCGCCTGTACGACCAGTGGCGTGCTTGGATGCAGAAGTCACACAAGACTCGAAACCAG GACGAGGGGATCCTGCCCTCGGGCAGACGGGGCACGGCGAGAG GTCCTGCCGGATAA